The following is a genomic window from Engystomops pustulosus chromosome 11, aEngPut4.maternal, whole genome shotgun sequence.
TTCATAGCTGGTTCACACACATCCTGGACTACCTGGGCTAATTTAAATGGTATGCTGAATCGCCACTTCTCAAACTGTTCAGATGAGTTCTTTTGTGTTGAGTAGATACCATTACTTTCATGGGATGCTTGAGTGTTTTTGATAATCCATTCTTCAACTTGTGGTGTAAGTGGGATCCCTGCAAAGTTATACATTTCTTTGGCCTTTTCAAGAGGAAATCTAGCAATGTCTTCATATCGCATAAGCATGTAGCGACCTCTAAGCCAATATGGTTGACTCAAACCCAGTTCTGCAGACAAACGAATGCTCTCACAGTTACCCCTTAGTTTTTGAACTTCATCCTCAGGTATGGGAGCTGCTCCCTCCAGGGCCCATTTTTTCCATGATTCATATTTTCCAGAAAATGCTACCATACGAGATGCCAGTACAGCTCTTGGATCACGCACCAACTGTATTATCCTCATATCAAGCCGTGGATCTTCTACAAGTGTACGCAGAAACTCCAGTTGTCGGATACGTACTGCCTTAATAGCAACATGTTCTTTGTTCGAACATGCTTTCATTGCCAATGTCATGTTAAGAGGACCACATCGGCGATTCTTGCAGTGATACTTTTCAAAAGCTTTTTTTACAAATGGAGTACATACCGGGTCTTCACATAAAGACTTGCTAGAGCCTCTACGAAATAGGAATCTTGTGAGGTGGTTCTCTGGAGGTGGTGAAATAAAGTTTTCCAAAATATGTAGATCACAGAGAAATAGTTGCTGAAGGACATCTCTGTAAACAATTGCTGAACCAACGGCATTGGCACCAGTCGATTCAAAAGACACCGTTCTTTCGATGTGCCATAAGGgttcaaacaaataaaaaatatttccctGTTGGTTGAAGAATTCACCTACAAAGGATGAGCCAGTGCGTGTGGTGGCCATCAGCAGTATATGCCTGCGAGGCATTTTTGGCAGGTCTGCAGGAAACGGGTTACTCCCACCAAACTGTAAGGTAACGTTAGTAAGTTGTTTCCTTAACTTAGAAAAAGCGGAGTCCAGCTCACTAAGCGACAGTAAGGAACCATTTTCTGAGTAGACAATATTGGAATCTGTACTGTTGATCTCAAAAATATTTTGCGGCATTTGCTTCAGGTTAAGTTTGTCTGATACCCTGCAAGTAAAAGCAGagaaaaataatgaataaaatattttctaCAGTTAAATCCTGTGTTTGTATCTGAGAAACATTTAATATATGTAGAAATGTGACAGATCGAGGAGATTTCTACTAAATGCTTTCAAGTATTTTCTCTTGTACATTGCATAAATTACATGCAccaacattttcatgttctgccAAAAAATTTCTGGTGAAAATATAATGGATTGCTTcttgattaaataaattgagataAAAGTCTTGGCAGAGAGAGACTACACTAATGATTGATCAGTTagtaaggcctcatgtacatgcCAGAAAAATGTACACCTAGCTCAGCTCTCAGAtactactgataaatctcccctttaagTATGAAGGGACACAGGGTCCCATGGGAATGCAACATGAAGCTATAGCAACTCGATTATCAAATGTTGATTTCTATGATTCCATATTACTTATTTCAGAAGCACAAGCTGATAAGATTCATTGTGAACTGCAAAATAACTTCAACATATTATTTAGGATGATTTCTGGATATACACAGGTTGACAAGCTCCCTACTGCCCCAAAATAATATAAAGTGAAATCTCTTAGAGACGACAACTCAGTACATCTTCTCATAGCCAGTATTTATAATATATGGAGGAACCAAATATCTGCCAATCCAGTATGCATAATCGGTTGATCATTTCAAAAAGGTGTTGGAACAATTTCTTTGTATACAGCAAGTGAATAAGTAGTGAACACGTCATCAATTTTCATAGTAAATTTATTTCTGTATGTCCAGTTTAGGAAATTCTCACCAGATGTCAGGAACAACCCATCCAATCCACACTGGCAAAGAAAACTAGCCATACATGTCTGtgatttaaattatttttattaatgtgaAATGACATTGGGAAAGCGTTTACATAGAAGAAGAAATAGAGGTGCAAAAAGCCAtagaaagtcatgacaccagctgaaatctaACAGTAATTAGAAAGAAAGTCTGCCACTGAAAATAATATCAGCTGGTTCAATGGTGGCCTATAAAAAGATCTAATTTCCCAGATGGAACACAAGAAACGTTTCATGATGGGAAAAAACAGTGAGCTATCTGAAGATCTCGTCAACATTATTGTTACAAAGAATACCAATGGCACTGGCAGGCGGATTTCTGAAGCTGTCATCACCAAAAAAGGCTTTTGTATTAaatacatttctgtattttttaatactttttccttTCACTTTATTACACATAATTTATGGACATTTATGGTTTGCTTTTATTGGATGGGTTGGATTGGGTTGGATTGGATGGGTTGTTAACAACATCTGGTGAGAATTTCATGGCAATAATACATCAATAAATATATTTGCTTAGAAAATTTGTGAGGGATCAAGAATGGCGGTGGCAGGGCATCAATTTATTTGTTGGAAAACTTCTTTTAGTATGGCAGATACCCAAAACTTCTTCTGGggatttttataaaataatttcataaataaCCTAAAACAGTTAGCAATTTGACTGTAATGTGAGGCTATGCTCACACATGTATGATAGGGGGAATATATATTTATTCTATATACACTGGTGAGGAAATATTTCTGTCTTCTACCGTTTACTGTTCATTAGCTAAACAATTTTTTCCCATTCTCTTACTTTGAAATGATCTTGTTTTCCTTCTCAATAATGACTAGCACCACCACTAAGGCTAGGAAGAGAGCATATTTGGCTTTCATCCTGATTGTCCTCAGCACATCTCTGAGGTCCATGGGGACATGCCGCAATCTATCCATGGCAGAGAAGATTTCCAAAGGAGCATCACTTTCTTATTTTAAGGTGCGAGAATTTAGATCCTCCTTCAGGCATTATGACATAGCCATGTCTCCAGGATCTTTGCATCTTCAAGGGCTTTCCTACAAAAGAGAAAATAAATTAGAtggtttttatagtaaaaaataCAGTTTCAAGCTCAAAATACAAAAATGGTATTGTGTGGTATTCTATTCAATTTCAATAATATACAGCGCTACATCCAATCACTCAAGTTTGGAAGTTTCAAAATCATTGAAACATTGGGAGGAttcctgacgtgtccttacagCATATGACTAGGAATTATCCCAAGGTATGCTGATACAGTGATACAAATTACATCAGAAGTCTGGAAATTCTGGCTTAATAAATCTCTTCCAGTGTGTTCTATCCACTTTTTTATTGGGACAGTGACACCACTGGGGTACTCACATAGTGTAGAGCGGAGGCCAAGGGAAGCATGCAGTAATGTTCAATCAACCCTCTGTAGACTTGAATGGCCTCTACTGAGTATATGTTTTGCAAGCTGCGAATACAAAAGACACAGAGGCACATGTCCTGagagccgtgcaccagttttgcatgttcttttatgtgcaaacgtCTTGCAATTGgatataagaagtgtccgcaccacatatgtgtcgcatgcaaccctttttttGTTGCGGGGGCACTATTCTTCACGTGACACACATTTcatcactgaaatgggcgttccgatgctcagttggaccgtgcaccacaataATCATGTAAAGTCTGAGGTGTGttgtacgccccatgttaaaggtgcatcactgCACACTGTttgggcagtgcagggggaaccagattcatgaagaacaggtgccacaattcctgaatctggtgccctctgcacactacagatatttaaagggaacctgtcaccaggagacccatttttagcactcccacagtccccacagagcatagtacatacattgccaaagtgtttttgtattaaaaataggttttacagaaaaaaagatatgttatattgtacctttcattagcatctgctgtgtgactaggcagttgcctaatgggaggggctggaaaggagcagttccccccccacctttgggaaacatgtgaccttttcaaatatatgaataactccccacactcgggattggctgaagaggagcagggggcttcgctaagcccagtgatgggtgttttcatatatttgaaaaggacacaaggagtagctgttccccaagggtggggggggggactgctcctttccagaccctcccatttggcaaaagcctagtcacacagcagatcctaataaaaggtacaatataacacatctttttttctgtaaaacctatttttaatacaaaaacactttggcagtgtatgtactatgctctgtcagGACTGGGGGAGtgataaaaatgggtctcctggtgacaggttccctttaagtaaatgtgccccaccatgTGAACCTAGCCTCAGAAGAGTTTATCCCACATGGCAGATTTGTAGCAGAAATATATAATACTGTCACATTGATCTGAATGGGGCTTACAGGTTCTCAAGACAACACCAATTAGAGGAATGGAACTAATTTGGAATTGTAGACATTTCTGCAGACAATCTGTACCATGTAAATACACCCTGTTTATGTCACTACGTCAGATGAAGTCACCATAACCATGAAGTGTTTATTTACAATTATGGCCCAATGTATGGCAATAACTGAATCAACATATGATTGGATACATTTTATAGCCTCTTGAGCATTTTAcagtatgtaaatatatttttatttatgtgtttGTTGTCAACAAATTTACTTTTAATTGTGGAAACTTAACCAACTAAGATTTGTCTCAAAGCCATTTGTCAGTGTCTGAGAAGCAGACAACTGATTATTTGCCAAAAAAGGGTTTAGTGTCTTTTGCTAATTTATGTGTTGTATGGGAGAGCTAAAGTAAGTTTCACATTATCCCCCCATCAACTTTTTCCTGGAAGGACAACAAACATATGGATCCCATTGCAGTACagccacacagacacacactcatCCTATGTGCAGAGAAATATAATGACATCTACAGACGTCTTTATAATAACAGCAGAATACACACAAATATAAAGCAGAAATTATGATCTGACTTCCACTGAAAATATAGATTTAATACATTTGGAGGTAAATTTGTGATACTGTATGTCAAACAGAATATATGTTCATAAAATAAGGTTTTatactagatttttttttaaagtttacttatatgtcacagcttatctccttcccctccctgtacaatgaagtctatatagataatacttaccattcattacatcactactgacaatagatgatgtcacagcttatctcctcccccttcctgtacaatgacctctatatagataacactgacccatcattacatcactactgacaagagatgatgtcacagcttatgttctccccctccctttacaatgacctaactaactaacccatcattacatcactactgacgatagcacagcttatctcctcccccttttacctctaaaaggtaattacctctatatagataatactgacccatcattacatcactactgacaatagatgatgtcacagcttatctccttcccctccctttacaatgacctctatatagataacactgacccatcattacatcactactgacaatagatgatgtcacagcttatttcctccccctccccgtacaattaCCTCTGTTTAGATAATAccgaccatcattacatcactactgacaatagatgatatatcagcttatctcctcctctttcctgtacaatgacctctatatagataacactgacccatcattacatcactactgacaatagatgatgtcacagcttatctattccccctccctgtacaaagacgtctatatagataacaatgacccatcattacatcactactgacaatagatgacgtcacagcttatctactccccctccctgtacaaagacgtctatatagataacactgacccatcattacataactactgacaatagatgatgtcacagcttatctcctctacctccctgtacaatggcctctatatagataacactgacccatcattacatcactactgagaatagatgatgtcaaagcttatctactccccctccctgtaaaaagacgtctatatagataacactgacccatcattacatcactactgacaaaagatgatgtcacagctcatctcctccccattCCTGTACAATGatgtctatatagataacactaacccatcattacatcactactgacaaaagatgatgtcacagcttatctcctccccctcccttgtaCAATGatgtctatatagataacactgacccatcattacatcactactgacaaaagatgatgtcacagctcatctcctcccccttcctgtacaatgatgtctatatagataacactaacccatcattacatcactactgacaatagatgatgtcacagcttatctcctctacctccctgtacaatggcctctatatagataacactgacccatcattacatcactactgacaatagatgatgtcacagcttatctcctccccctccttgtacaatggcctctatatagataacactaacccatcattacatcactactgacaatagatgatgtcaaagcttatctactccccctccctgtaaaaagacgtctatatagataacactgacccatcattacatcactactgacaaaagatgatgtcacagctcatctcctcccccttcctgtacaataatgtctatatagataacactaactcatcattacatcactactgacaaaagatgatgtcacagcttatctcctccccctcccttgtaCAATGatgtctatatagataacactgacccatcattacatcactactgacaaaagatgatgtcacagctcatctcctcccccttcctgtacaatgatgtctatatagataacactaacccatcattacatcactactgacaatagatgatgtcacagcttatctccttcccctccctgtacaattacctctatatagataacactgacccatcattacatcactactgacaatagatgatgtcacagcttatctcctccccgtacctgtacaatgacctctatatagataacactgacccatcattacatcactactgacaatagatgatgtcacagcttatctccttcccctccctgtacaattacctctatatagataacactgacccatcattacatcactactgacaatagatgatgtcacagcttatctcctccctctccacgAAAAATTTCTTCCATAGACCTCAATAAACTCTagtctattgctgtctatggcaaAGAGAAATctgtacaggcagttaaaaatgcATAGGTAAGATGGCATgtggtaataaaaaataaaaaaatatgtttccTTTAAACAACATCCTTTAAATATAATTTCAACTGAGACTCTCTAATCATAATCTATGGCAAATATAAGGTGTTTCATTCTGTTGCATCACTCTTAGGCTCCTTCAGACTAACTAATATTTTGCGGCGTTACACTAGCTGTATAAACGCCACATAACATACGGTCGCATTTTAGTGCAATTGTGCATGGCACAGTCCGGTGAGTACAGCCGCGTGTCACCCTATTGTTCCATTCCTGAGGAGATTCCTGAGGAGGGATGAGgagaacaaacccctccacctctccagccgAGCTCCAGGGCCGGGCAAAGCATTCATtcttgtgaaagaggccttacagTAGAAATTATGTACGGTTCCCAATTAAAATCAAAGGACTCTCAGTCTAATGCCCAGACATACAGGAATTTGTCAGAAGAAATAGATTTATCTGGCAGATTACTTTACTACActtacatagtgtatatacacacCCTTTGAAAAGTAACCTGCCTTTACCAGTTTTTAGCGATAAAGCCACCAGTTCAACAAGCCCTCATATCACAAGTTCTCAACAAGAAATACCCCATTACATATATAACTTAGACAGTAATAATagtaggataatacacacaatggggcttatttactaagggtcccgcggctgcatttccgtcgggatttcaaacgttttcggggatcgtgccgctgggacaggtatttagcaggcgattttgtcgcacgcgatcggatttagtCGTAATtgcaccagctttcatgcaacacaaatcggggggagggccgtcggacgatctgactgattcggacaaactgtgggatttaacataaaaattgtgtcgcaa
Proteins encoded in this region:
- the CHST3 gene encoding carbohydrate sulfotransferase 3, producing the protein MDRLRHVPMDLRDVLRTIRMKAKYALFLALVVVLVIIEKENKIISKVSDKLNLKQMPQNIFEINSTDSNIVYSENGSLLSLSELDSAFSKLRKQLTNVTLQFGGSNPFPADLPKMPRRHILLMATTRTGSSFVGEFFNQQGNIFYLFEPLWHIERTVSFESTGANAVGSAIVYRDVLQQLFLCDLHILENFISPPPENHLTRFLFRRGSSKSLCEDPVCTPFVKKAFEKYHCKNRRCGPLNMTLAMKACSNKEHVAIKAVRIRQLEFLRTLVEDPRLDMRIIQLVRDPRAVLASRMVAFSGKYESWKKWALEGAAPIPEDEVQKLRGNCESIRLSAELGLSQPYWLRGRYMLMRYEDIARFPLEKAKEMYNFAGIPLTPQVEEWIIKNTQASHESNGIYSTQKNSSEQFEKWRFSIPFKLAQVVQDVCEPAMKIFGYKLANDLQTLTNRSISLLEDKVKFWVT